A window of the Butyricimonas virosa genome harbors these coding sequences:
- a CDS encoding outer membrane beta-barrel protein, whose amino-acid sequence MSEKIEKLFKNALEQVSVEPPARVWEGINSHFVMKQRRLRRIYTYSGIAAAVILLFGVGFFMQSKHTDIYTPTSVATLNSSINNQDNNKILAFTSTPYSIPEIKKKREEYTVEHLAPVPISISALTGLENEQPEGDLKKASVRAGFIPLVNQNAIENQRKYTELLDGKSITTVKTTNKVKSEDAKMFTVGGYVSPGYSSGSYKTSGTNARSAQYESSQMSGIFNVGGGLTFAVKPTKRISIETGLGYSRMGQKTDDAQVYVPRSDMVSYNANTHAYTPLGSVKNKANATVSSPETFVSLKTEQDEDGSIEQQFDAIEIPLIFRYHLNDNRVKFSVLGGFGASFMVRNHTYVNYNGKKEFMGEAEDIRTFNISTNIGFGIEYPLSKSIHIKVEPGFKYYLQSLSKSAEIDFKPYSFTFSTGIGINF is encoded by the coding sequence ATGAGTGAGAAGATTGAAAAATTATTTAAAAACGCTTTGGAACAAGTTTCCGTTGAACCTCCAGCACGAGTGTGGGAAGGAATAAACTCCCATTTCGTGATGAAGCAAAGACGTCTAAGGCGAATTTACACGTATAGTGGTATTGCTGCAGCGGTAATATTATTGTTCGGCGTGGGATTTTTCATGCAAAGCAAACATACCGATATCTATACCCCGACATCTGTTGCCACTCTGAATTCAAGTATTAATAATCAGGATAATAATAAGATACTAGCATTTACTTCTACCCCTTATTCAATACCAGAAATAAAGAAAAAAAGAGAAGAGTATACCGTAGAGCATCTTGCTCCGGTTCCAATTTCCATTTCCGCTTTAACCGGTTTGGAGAACGAGCAACCGGAAGGTGATTTAAAGAAAGCATCCGTTCGTGCAGGTTTTATCCCTTTGGTAAATCAAAATGCGATAGAAAACCAACGTAAATATACGGAACTTTTGGACGGGAAAAGTATAACCACGGTAAAGACTACCAATAAAGTAAAATCAGAAGATGCTAAAATGTTTACTGTAGGTGGATATGTCTCTCCTGGATATTCGTCCGGTAGCTATAAAACAAGTGGAACAAATGCCCGTTCTGCCCAGTATGAAAGTAGCCAGATGAGTGGTATTTTTAATGTAGGTGGAGGGTTGACTTTCGCCGTAAAACCGACTAAACGAATCTCTATAGAAACCGGTTTAGGATATTCCCGTATGGGACAAAAGACGGATGATGCACAAGTGTATGTGCCTCGTTCTGATATGGTGTCATATAATGCTAACACTCATGCCTATACCCCACTTGGTAGCGTAAAAAACAAAGCCAATGCGACCGTTTCTTCTCCCGAAACCTTTGTTTCGTTAAAAACAGAACAGGATGAAGACGGAAGTATCGAGCAGCAATTCGATGCTATTGAGATTCCTTTAATTTTCCGTTATCATTTGAATGATAATAGAGTAAAATTTAGTGTGTTAGGTGGGTTTGGTGCCAGTTTTATGGTACGTAACCATACTTACGTGAATTACAATGGGAAGAAAGAATTTATGGGAGAAGCCGAGGACATCAGAACGTTTAATATCAGTACGAATATCGGTTTCGGTATCGAGTATCCCCTTTCAAAATCAATCCACATAAAAGTGGAACCGGGATTCAAATATTATTTACAATCCTTGAGTAAGAGTGCAGAAATTGATTTTAAACCTTACTCGTTCACGTTCTCCACTGGAATCGGAATTAATTTCTAA
- the mreC gene encoding rod shape-determining protein MreC, translating into MKEIIKLILKYHFTIIFILLEIVSFSLIIRHNEYQRAIFSESASTLFGNISSTITSIKDYFRLKEMNESLANENILLKNRLEKYEFLRDTIIHGTVVQDSIPVYEYIGAKQVNATYNRTKNYITLNQGRKNGLQKEMAVCTPEGIVGLIQDLSDHFAVVIPLINVDSRISAKIKKNNYYGSLQWDGNDYAYSYLNDIPYHVEVNAGDTIVTSGLSKIFPEGIVVGYVESVDKETANFLKIKVKLAVDFKRINHVYVILNNKKNEQTSLEAINYHE; encoded by the coding sequence GTGAAAGAGATTATAAAACTGATATTAAAATATCATTTTACTATTATTTTTATATTACTGGAAATCGTAAGTTTCTCTCTGATTATTCGTCATAACGAATATCAGAGAGCAATTTTCTCTGAAAGTGCTTCTACTCTATTCGGGAATATCTCGTCAACGATCACGAGTATAAAAGATTATTTTCGTTTAAAAGAGATGAACGAATCTTTGGCAAATGAAAATATCCTGCTGAAAAATCGTTTGGAAAAGTATGAGTTTTTACGAGATACGATTATCCATGGTACGGTTGTGCAAGATAGCATACCTGTTTACGAGTATATCGGGGCAAAACAGGTCAATGCGACATATAACCGGACGAAAAATTACATTACTTTAAATCAAGGACGAAAAAACGGTCTTCAGAAAGAAATGGCCGTTTGTACACCTGAAGGGATCGTGGGACTTATTCAAGATTTAAGTGATCATTTTGCCGTAGTCATCCCCTTGATCAACGTGGATTCCCGAATTTCAGCCAAAATAAAAAAGAATAACTATTACGGTTCTTTGCAATGGGATGGTAATGATTATGCTTATTCTTATCTGAATGATATTCCCTATCACGTGGAAGTAAATGCCGGGGACACGATTGTTACTTCCGGTCTCTCAAAAATCTTTCCAGAAGGAATTGTCGTGGGATATGTGGAATCTGTTGATAAGGAAACTGCGAACTTCTTAAAGATAAAGGTCAAACTAGCCGTTGATTTCAAACGCATAAACCATGTTTATGTCATATTGAATAACAAGAAAAATGAGCAAACAAGTTTAGAAGCCATAAACTATCATGAATAA
- the purH gene encoding bifunctional phosphoribosylaminoimidazolecarboxamide formyltransferase/IMP cyclohydrolase: MRTKRALISVFDKSGIVDFAKSLNSMGWEIISTGGTSKKLKEEGLQVKDISDLTQFPECFDGRVKTLHPNVEGGILAIRDNEKHKQQMTELGIEPIDMVVCNLYPFKETILKAGVSHEEIIENIDIGGPTMIRAAAKNYPFVTVITDPKDYTKVIEEIQAHGDTSLETKELLAAKVFIHTAHYDALIANYFSKRLNIQSPKTLTLTFEKKQDLRYGENPHQSATFYTQIQETEGTLTGAVQLHGKELSYNNIGDTDGALETLKEFEEPTVVAAKHANPCGVGSAATLAEAFKKAYEADPVSIFGGIIAVNREVDKATAEVMSPIFLEVIVAPSFSEEALTILTKKKNLRLLQVSNISKRDYTSPKAKTVLGGLLIQDMDQQLLDGELKYVTNRRPSEKELEDLLFAWKVVKHTKSNAIAIAKDKCTTGVGPGQVSRIWALENAIRQGGERIKDSVMASDAFFPFADCVEAAHKAGITAIIQPGGSIHDQDSIDAANKYNIAMIFTGMRHFKH, encoded by the coding sequence ATGAGAACGAAAAGAGCATTAATCAGTGTATTTGACAAAAGTGGGATTGTTGATTTTGCTAAATCGCTAAATTCTATGGGTTGGGAAATTATTTCTACCGGGGGAACCTCTAAGAAATTGAAAGAAGAGGGACTACAGGTGAAAGATATTTCAGATTTAACCCAATTCCCAGAGTGTTTTGATGGAAGAGTGAAAACCCTTCACCCAAATGTAGAGGGAGGTATCTTAGCGATACGAGACAACGAGAAACATAAGCAACAGATGACCGAACTTGGGATAGAACCTATTGATATGGTCGTTTGTAATCTATATCCTTTTAAGGAAACCATTCTTAAAGCAGGAGTTTCACACGAAGAAATTATCGAGAATATCGATATTGGCGGGCCGACTATGATTCGTGCCGCAGCGAAGAATTATCCTTTCGTGACGGTGATTACAGATCCGAAAGATTACACAAAAGTAATCGAGGAAATTCAAGCTCATGGGGATACTTCACTTGAAACCAAAGAGCTATTAGCTGCTAAAGTATTTATTCATACTGCGCATTATGATGCTCTAATAGCCAACTATTTCTCTAAACGATTAAATATTCAATCACCGAAGACCTTGACCTTAACGTTCGAAAAGAAACAAGATCTTCGTTATGGAGAGAATCCACACCAGTCAGCCACTTTCTATACCCAAATTCAGGAGACAGAGGGCACGTTAACCGGGGCGGTTCAGTTACATGGAAAAGAATTATCTTACAATAATATCGGTGACACCGACGGGGCTTTAGAAACCTTGAAAGAGTTTGAAGAACCGACGGTTGTTGCTGCAAAACACGCAAATCCTTGTGGTGTTGGTAGTGCTGCGACTCTTGCAGAGGCCTTCAAAAAAGCTTACGAGGCTGATCCTGTTTCTATTTTTGGTGGAATCATTGCGGTAAACCGGGAAGTAGACAAGGCAACGGCAGAAGTCATGTCCCCTATTTTCCTGGAAGTGATTGTAGCTCCTTCTTTCTCAGAAGAAGCTTTGACTATTCTTACCAAAAAGAAGAATCTGAGATTATTACAGGTATCTAATATTAGTAAGAGAGATTATACTTCACCCAAAGCAAAAACAGTATTGGGAGGTCTGTTGATTCAAGATATGGACCAACAATTACTTGACGGTGAGTTGAAATACGTCACCAATCGTCGTCCTTCGGAAAAAGAACTAGAAGACTTGTTGTTTGCATGGAAAGTTGTCAAGCATACTAAATCTAATGCAATTGCGATTGCAAAAGACAAATGTACCACGGGAGTTGGTCCAGGACAAGTAAGCAGAATCTGGGCATTGGAAAATGCCATTCGTCAAGGCGGGGAGAGAATTAAGGATAGCGTGATGGCATCGGATGCCTTCTTCCCTTTCGCTGATTGTGTTGAGGCTGCTCACAAAGCTGGCATCACCGCAATCATTCAACCGGGCGGATCTATCCATGATCAGGATTCGATTGATGCGGCCAACAAGTATAATATTGCGATGATTTTTACTGGAATGAGACACTTCAAACATTAA
- the mrdA gene encoding penicillin-binding protein 2, with product MNKFGYRQGIISGIIISVCVVYLLRLFTYQVVSDKYKVMAENNSQRTETEYPARGLIYDRNNKLLVDNQAAYDLMIIPNQVKKFDTLELISILDITKESLEKRIQDCRDYAKFKPSVLVSQIPGNKYAVLQEKLYRYPGFYIQTRTLRKYNVNHSADVFGYIGEVNSEQMKDPYYAQGDYIGISGLEKTYEKHLRGTKGKRVVLVDNKNRVKGSFADGEYDEDAIVGENLYTTLDVDLQEYAYELMQNKKGGIVAIEPSTGEILVKMSSPGYDPQLMVGLDRGKNYSKLLNDPLKPLFDRTTMAQYPPGSIFKTVQALIGLQTKAISLQTQCTCSGGAYIVGGKFMKCHHHSSPVNLLQSIENSCNPYYANVFKRILELPEYKTVRNAYGEWRKYVMSFGFGNKICPDFSNEVSGSIPTQEYYDNVFKTQKWYPSYMISLSIGQGELMITPIQMANLATILANRGYYITPHIVRSINDSISSQIKKHVIPIDRKHFDPIVEGMQMVIKGGTGRRAQVDSIAIAGKTGTVQNPHGDDHSVFIAFAPVEDPKIALIVYVENGVWGSRYAAPIAGLLIEKYLKGKISDKKKPLEKEMFQGSLIHNTTSKVKETSNE from the coding sequence ATGAACAAATTCGGGTATAGACAAGGGATTATATCAGGAATTATTATCAGTGTATGTGTCGTGTACCTCCTACGATTGTTTACCTATCAGGTGGTGTCCGACAAATATAAAGTTATGGCTGAAAATAATTCCCAGCGGACGGAAACCGAATATCCGGCACGAGGATTAATATATGATCGGAATAACAAACTTTTGGTTGATAATCAAGCAGCATACGATTTAATGATTATTCCCAATCAGGTAAAAAAATTTGATACTTTAGAATTAATTTCCATTCTGGATATAACGAAAGAATCTTTGGAAAAAAGGATTCAAGATTGTCGGGATTATGCGAAATTCAAACCTTCGGTTCTTGTTTCTCAGATCCCCGGAAACAAATATGCTGTTCTTCAAGAAAAACTTTATCGTTATCCGGGTTTCTACATACAAACTAGAACGTTACGAAAATATAATGTAAACCATTCTGCAGATGTTTTCGGCTATATCGGAGAGGTGAATTCCGAACAGATGAAAGATCCCTATTATGCACAAGGAGATTACATTGGGATCAGTGGATTGGAAAAAACATACGAGAAACACCTTCGCGGTACCAAGGGAAAACGGGTCGTTCTTGTCGACAATAAAAACCGGGTGAAAGGTTCGTTTGCGGATGGAGAATATGACGAAGATGCCATTGTCGGTGAAAATCTATATACCACATTAGATGTTGACCTACAAGAATACGCCTACGAACTCATGCAGAACAAAAAAGGCGGAATCGTGGCCATTGAACCTTCTACGGGGGAAATATTGGTCAAGATGTCCAGTCCCGGTTATGATCCGCAATTAATGGTCGGTTTGGATCGGGGTAAAAATTACTCTAAATTGCTAAATGACCCCTTAAAACCCCTATTTGACAGAACAACGATGGCACAATATCCCCCAGGTTCCATATTCAAAACCGTCCAGGCTCTGATTGGTTTACAAACGAAAGCGATTTCACTGCAAACACAATGTACATGTAGTGGAGGTGCTTATATTGTCGGGGGAAAATTCATGAAGTGTCACCATCATAGTTCTCCCGTGAATTTACTCCAGTCCATTGAAAACTCCTGTAACCCTTATTACGCTAATGTTTTCAAGAGAATTCTGGAATTGCCGGAATATAAAACGGTGAGAAATGCCTACGGGGAATGGCGGAAATACGTGATGTCCTTTGGGTTCGGCAATAAGATATGTCCGGATTTCTCCAATGAAGTATCCGGTTCTATTCCCACGCAAGAATATTACGACAATGTGTTTAAAACTCAAAAATGGTACCCCTCTTACATGATTTCTCTTTCCATTGGTCAAGGAGAATTAATGATCACACCGATTCAAATGGCGAATTTGGCCACGATTCTGGCGAACCGAGGATATTATATTACACCACATATTGTAAGATCGATAAATGACTCGATCTCCAGCCAAATAAAAAAGCACGTTATTCCCATTGACCGGAAACACTTTGACCCCATCGTGGAAGGAATGCAAATGGTTATCAAGGGGGGAACTGGACGACGGGCACAGGTGGATTCGATTGCAATAGCCGGAAAAACAGGAACCGTGCAAAATCCACATGGTGACGATCACTCCGTGTTTATTGCTTTTGCCCCAGTAGAAGATCCTAAAATCGCATTGATTGTATATGTTGAAAACGGGGTTTGGGGATCACGTTATGCGGCTCCAATTGCCGGTCTGTTGATCGAGAAATATTTGAAAGGAAAAATATCCGACAAGAAAAAGCCTCTTGAAAAAGAGATGTTCCAGGGTAGTCTGATCCATAATACAACCAGTAAAGTAAAAGAAACGAGCAATGAATAG
- a CDS encoding rod shape-determining protein, with amino-acid sequence MGLFSFLTQDIAIDLGTANTIIIMNDKMVVNEPSIVAVDKKTEKVIAIGERARQMQGKTHEYIKTIRPLRDGVIADFNAAEQMIRGMIKMANGKSKFFSPSLRIVVCIPSGSTEVELRAVRDSAEHAGGRDVYMIYEPMAAALGIGLDVEAPEGNMIVDIGGGTTEIAVISLGGIVTNKSIRIAGDDLTDDIQEYMRHQHNIKIGERTAEEIKIHVGSALSELDEPPADFVVQGPNQMTSLPVEVPVSYQEIAHCIEKSISKIEIAILAALEQTPPELYADIVNKGIYLAGGGALLRGLDKRLTDKLNIPFHIAEDPLRAVARGTGIALKNVDRFSFLIR; translated from the coding sequence ATGGGTTTGTTTTCTTTTTTAACACAAGATATAGCGATCGACTTGGGTACGGCGAATACGATCATCATCATGAATGACAAGATGGTTGTAAACGAGCCATCCATTGTTGCCGTCGATAAAAAAACAGAGAAGGTAATTGCTATTGGTGAAAGAGCTCGCCAGATGCAGGGTAAGACGCACGAGTATATAAAGACCATTCGCCCGTTGAGAGACGGTGTGATTGCGGACTTTAATGCGGCCGAACAGATGATTCGGGGTATGATCAAGATGGCAAACGGAAAGAGCAAGTTTTTCTCTCCTTCTTTGCGTATCGTGGTTTGTATACCTTCCGGAAGTACGGAGGTTGAACTACGTGCCGTACGTGACTCTGCCGAACACGCCGGAGGACGTGATGTTTATATGATTTACGAGCCGATGGCAGCCGCTTTGGGTATCGGCTTGGACGTGGAAGCTCCAGAGGGTAACATGATCGTGGATATAGGTGGTGGTACCACGGAGATCGCCGTGATCTCTTTGGGAGGTATCGTTACCAACAAGTCTATCCGTATTGCCGGTGATGACTTGACGGATGATATTCAAGAATACATGAGACATCAACACAATATCAAGATTGGAGAACGTACAGCAGAAGAAATTAAAATTCATGTTGGTTCTGCTTTGTCCGAACTGGATGAACCTCCTGCAGATTTCGTGGTGCAAGGACCGAATCAGATGACCTCTCTTCCGGTTGAAGTACCTGTTTCCTATCAAGAGATAGCTCATTGTATCGAGAAATCCATTTCTAAGATTGAAATTGCAATCCTAGCCGCTTTGGAACAGACTCCTCCCGAGCTGTATGCAGACATTGTGAACAAAGGAATATATTTGGCTGGTGGTGGTGCATTGTTGCGCGGGTTGGATAAACGTTTGACCGACAAGCTAAACATTCCATTCCATATTGCTGAAGATCCATTGCGAGCCGTGGCCAGAGGTACGGGAATTGCACTAAAGAACGTAGACAGGTTCTCATTCCTTATAAGATAG